AGTCTGTTGATTTCATTATTGCAATTGGTGGTGGAAGTGTAATTGATGCTGCAAAAGCAATATCACTTGTCGCTAAGACCGGTAACCATATTTGGGATTACCTTGAAAGACCTCCGAAAAGGAGAGTAGATAGTGTTGTTTTGCCTATTTTATCTGTTGTAACTGTGGCAGCAACCGGCTCAGAATTAGACGGCGCATCTGTGATTACAAATACTCGAACAAGACACAAAAGAGGCATTATGTCTCAGTACCTGTATCCGAAAATTTCTATCATAGACCCCCTTTTAACTCTTTCCATTCCACCGAAACAAACCATTGACGGTGTTGTTGATATGTTTACGCACATCCTTGAAAGTTATCTGTCTTCTAAGGCATATGCTCCTGTGTCTGATGCGATTTCTGAGTCTCTCATGAAAGAAGCCCTGTTTTTTGGTGAAATAGCTTATTCGGATCCTCAAAATATAGATGCAAGAGAATCCCTTTCGTGGATTTCTTCTCTCGCGTTATCGCAGATTCCTTCTGCGGGGAGAAGTGGTCCATTTCCAATTCACAGGCTTGAGCATCCCCTTTCAGGGCTTTATGGTATATCACATGGGAGAGGTCTTGCAATTTTACTCCCTGCATTTCTATATGTTACAAAAGATATCCACGCCGATAGGCTGAAAAAACTTGGTAAAGCAATTTTCTCAACTGACTCACCTACTAAAACAATCGAAAGGCTTGTTCATTATTTGAAAAAAGTAGATGCTTTTGAATCTTTGAAAAAGTATG
The genomic region above belongs to Caldisericum sp. and contains:
- a CDS encoding iron-containing alcohol dehydrogenase, with amino-acid sequence SVDFIIAIGGGSVIDAAKAISLVAKTGNHIWDYLERPPKRRVDSVVLPILSVVTVAATGSELDGASVITNTRTRHKRGIMSQYLYPKISIIDPLLTLSIPPKQTIDGVVDMFTHILESYLSSKAYAPVSDAISESLMKEALFFGEIAYSDPQNIDARESLSWISSLALSQIPSAGRSGPFPIHRLEHPLSGLYGISHGRGLAILLPAFLYVTKDIHADRLKKLGKAIFSTDSPTKTIERLVHYLKKVDAFESLKKYGVKKDDIEKIVKMAFEDEGKDTISAREPLSKEVVTKIYEIAFDYKDLFKNA